In Gymnogyps californianus isolate 813 chromosome 1, ASM1813914v2, whole genome shotgun sequence, the following are encoded in one genomic region:
- the HMGA2 gene encoding high mobility group protein HMGI-C has product MSAQGEGPGQPSTAAQEQPATAEPQKRGRGRPRKQPQEPTGEPSPKRPRGRPKGSKNKSPSKAAQKKAEATGEKRPRGRPRKWFKLGSWVPPLCMMKWRVMLYFAPERNVVKLL; this is encoded by the exons ATGAGTGCACAAGGTGAGGGACCCGGTCAGCCTTCCACTGCTGCCCAGGAGCAACCTGCAACCGCAGAGCCTCAGAAGAGAGGACGAGGCAGACCCAGGAAGCAACCACAA GAACCAACTGGTGAACCATCTCCTAAAAGACCAAGAGGAAGACCCAAAGGAAGCAAAAACAAGAGTCCCTCTAAAGCAGCTCAGAAG aaagcagaagccaCTGGTGAAAAGCGACCCAGAGGCCGGCCCAGAAAATGG ttTAAATTAGGTTCCTGGGTTCCTCCTCTGTGCATGATGAAATGGAGAGTGATGTTATATTTTGCTCCAGAAAGAAATGTGGTTAAATTATTATAA